ataaatgtgagatcccacttcgaGAGAcgaataaaacattctttattccttataaaggtgtggaaacttcacgttttaaaaatcttgtgGAAAAGCTCGAGagggaaagcacaaagaggacaatatctgctagtaatagtcttgggctattacaataaATGACCGAATAATCTAAACCAGCTTGACCCAATATTTTatagttgagttgggttgagttcattatttaataagagttgtttagattgaaaaaatttagaactcGAACAATTGGGTTAGGTCTAAAGAGCCATTAATGACCTAAAATAGGGATTACTTGAGTGATGGGTCGGTTGATATAACGTTAAATTGACCCAAAATTGTATAACTTTTTGTAGGGTACTTGGAGCTGGTGTGATAATTGTAGGGCTATACCTTGTGGTTTGGGGCAAAAACAAAGATGGAAATGGCTCAAGTGAAGACCTCAAATTGCCCACCAAACAAACCCAAGAAATTGAAGCATCTAATTCAATTGATATAAACAATGACCCAAAATAATGTAAATGAAAGGCATAAATAAGCTCATAAACTATTTTCCatcctttaatttcttttaagtgtaacaattgtttcaaaattttcatttttttttttttgtttagttttagAACATTAGGGTTTTTTCGTTCGTGGGTTGCTAAGAAGGTTGTAGTTTATGGAAAGATGACGATGAATGTTGTTGAAAGGAAGATCGATAATTAAATGATTGAGATAAACACAAACCCGTGTTGAATAAGTCGTTCAATATGGAGTGTTTACGTGTTTGATTTAAAGGGTTAGAACAGATACCGTGTTATGAAATGATGTGATTGTCTAGTTATATGTCCAGGATTTAGAATCCGAAATTGACCCATGATGGTTTTGACAACCCTCTCCTTGCTCTCTCTTTCTCGACACTTCCTCCAATAACCCTCTCTCGTTGTCAACTACCCTTCCATTGTTGGGATCTAGAAATTTTGTTCAGAGCTGAAATTTTCTTTAGATTTGAAATAGAGTCGTGGGATCTCTACCTTTTTAATATTGTCCATGACGTTTATTGATGAAGAAAGAGATGTCGAGGGAAAAGATGGAGCTAGAGCGAGATCGAGagggttttttttgttggtgggTTGCTAAGAAAGATGTAATTTATGGAAAGTTGACGATGAATTTTCACTGTTTGATTCGTTTTGGACAAGATGACGATGAATGTTGCTAAAGGGAAGATCGTAATCAAATGATTGAGATAAACACAAACCCGAGTTGAATAAGTCATTCTATATAGAGTACTTACATGTTCaatttaaaaggttaaaaCAGATACCGTGTTATGAAATGACGTGATTGTCTAGTCACATGTCCAGGATTCAAAATCCGAATCCGACCCACGATGGCCTCGACAACTCTCTCCTCGCCCTCTCTTCTTCGACGCTTCCTCTGACGACCCTCCATTGTCGGTATTCAGAAATTTTTATCCGAGTTGAAAATTTCTTTAGATCTGAAGTAGAGCTATGGGATATCAACCTTTTTTTCAACGAAAGAGATATCGAGGGAAAGGATGAAAACGGAGCGAGAACGAGAGGGAAATATGGATCGAAAGCAAAAACGAGAAGAAACCCAAATTTTCTTAggaaagaatttaaaataatctaggagtaattattataaataaataaaaaaaaaatcaaacaatttaGAAACATAAGAACTTAGAATCAAAGAACAAGATCAACTCTTGGAGCCATTTTTCCAAATAACAGCTTCAAGTCGTTCTCCAATGGCGTCAAATTAAGATCCAAGCACTTAACTCCCATACTCCCGGACCTGTTCAGCACCGGAATCTTCTCCACCGCCGGCACCACCGAAAACCCACCTCCGTTCGTCGTCGTCATCCGGTGGCGCCGCATATGCCCGCCGAGAGCCTGCCCGGTAGAGAACACCTGCCCGCACAGCCCACACTCGtgcattttctttgattccGCCGCATCCTTGGGCTCGTCAGCCGCCGTTCGTGGGCGTTTGTGGCTGGCACGGTGGCCGCCGAGAGCCTGAAACGAAGAGAAGAGGCGGTTGCAGGTTTTGCACTGGAAAACGGCGGCGTTTTGTCCGGGAATTTTGGAGTTGGATGTCTGAGAAAGAAGCATTAAAGATTTGGCGATGTCGGAGGCTTCAAATTCTTGTCGGATTCTCTTAGCCGCCATGTGAATAAGAGCTTGAAAGAATGAAGATTTTTAGAGCTCTGTTTTGAATTGGGAACTTGAAAATGGCgaatttaagatttaattCTTGTAAATTGATGCAAGTATTTAAAGGGTGAATTTCTGAGctgggtttggtttggtttgacTAAAGAAAAGTCAAAGctgttcatgttttttttttttttttttttaaattattattttggctGCTGGAATTTGCTTGGAAAAGGTGGACTATGTCCTATATGATCATGTGATTGAAAAAGgacactatttttttaaaattatttgctttttttatttatttaaaattaagattataaatatatttccacctttattttctaaattataaatctaaatatatataaaaacactttttttttttaattggatttttaagatttaaagatttatatatgtttatgaGCCGTTAGTCAAATCTAATATCGATGGTATATGTATGGTAGTTGGAGTGGGCGGCTCTCTTAGGATTCCCTCATTTAGGACTGGAAGAGAATCAAGTTGGTCCTTGTGAACAACTTGACACTTATCGTGATGATAAACATCTCGACGTGACCTTTCtcttaaattcttaaaatttttgttacgTTATCTCTGTGGGGGCAAAGAACCCATCGTTGTCTCGATTGTGTTATCGGAGACTCTGAAAAAGTTGGAATAGAAGAGCACTCATCTTGGGGTGAGCTTACTGGGACTCCAACCCTTTGTTCCGACCGTGGTAGCACACGTGTTGCCCAAGGCATAATAAGGGGCATGATGACTTGACGTCATCCTCACCTCCCTCCGACTTTCCAGCAGTCTGCTCATGGTTCCAACCTCAACGGTTGACCTTAAATGGAACTCACGACTCTAGACaaaaattgtttttgaaaagagttattgttttgaaaacaatccttatccaataatttaaaaagatgaCGTAATATGAATGAATGTGTGTAGAAATGAGTGAGTCAGTTATGGCGAGCTGAAAATGGCAACGGTTTAGTACAATCCATTTGACTTCTGAATTTTCctcaatttgtttaattttttaattttttaattttttaattttttaattttttaaagattaattaTTCTAAGTGAATGAGTTTCAGAAGGCACTGCCAAATGATATTTtggaatatataaaataatcagAATTTTAATTCACACGTGAAGTATAATAAATatgtgattattttttattttaataaaactccatcaattatcttatttttattttaatgaagaaGGTGGAACCACCTTCTCAAGTGGGATGATCTTTCAAAGCATGTGTTTATGTAAGAATCAACATTCAAATTTGTTGCAACAATTTCTTTCTACTTTACCAAATCATCATTTGCAAATCTTagtaatctaaaattttaatattcatattaaCGTATACAATTTACCGAAATCGAGGCGACTAACCCCAACTTACAACCGAGGAGTACTCGATCGTTTTCATGCTATGAAAACCACATGGTATAATGtaaggaaaaaataattatctgTGATGTCcgacattggttggggaggagaacaaaagaccttttatgagggtgtggaaatcctaacatacgtgttttaaagccttgaggggaagcccgaaagggaaagtctaaagaggataatatctgctaaggGGTGGATCtggaaagggaaagtctaaaaagaacaatatatgctagtggtaGATCTGGAAAGGGAAAGTTAAAAAGGAGGAAAgtctaaaaaggacaatatatgctagtggtggatctggaaagggaaaggaggaaagtctaaaaaggacaatatatgctagtggtggatcgggaaagggaaagtctaaaaaggacaatatctgctagtagtggatctgggttgttacaaatggtatcagagccagacaccagacgatgtgtcagccttctcgctattccccaaagggggtagacacgaggcggtgtgccagtaaggacactggacTCCAAAGGAGGGTGAATTTGGTagcggtcccacatcaattggataaaggaacgagtgtcatcGAGaatgctggccccaaagggatgTCCAATGTTAGTTCAGAAGTAGAATAAAAGACCCTTTATAatggtgtagaaaccttcccctagcaatagaaaccttcccctagcaatagaaaccttcccctagcagattTAAAGCCTGAAGGAGAAGCCTAAaagggaagtccaaagagtacaatatcggctaacggtggatctaggtcgttacattatCCTTCCTATAAActtgatgaaattaaaagcttaAGATAAAAATCGatacaattttgatttttcatatGCTTTCAATGAActgtaaaattattaatgagtTCACGAAATAGATGCTATTGAAAGCAGGTCAAAATGTAGTCTCAAGAGGGCCCAAAACTGAAGCACCTGAGAAGGCTCAATCACTTCTAATCACTTTTGAGCTTTTGAATGTGGGTGGTGGCAATTGTTCAAGCATTGACTTGCATAAAGCTAGCTGATCAAAGATGGGAAGCATCCAAGAAACatatcaaaaatattatatattcatCTCAGCTGAGGAATTAGTTGATCCATCTTTGAAAAACACAATCAGTCTAAAACGATACACAGATACAATACAACTATTTGCCGAGGGAAGATACGACAATAAAATATACGTTTTAACTAATTACGTTAGAACGAAAGTAAAAATAGCTCAACGGTAATTGTCATACCCCTCAACTAAGAGGCCAAATCAGTTTCGAATCTTCCCATGCTCAACATAATCAACATAATAATTGAGTAGTCAATATGAACATAGTTTGTTACGTTATTGACATATTCTTAAGGCTACCATAGAACTCTTTGCATTCGAACACGAGCAAATAGTGGACTAGGAATATGTTAAATTCAAAGAGACTAATCAAACAATATAGCTTTCAATCAAGTTAGAAGAGCCTAATTTCATTAATCTTCCCTCTCCACCCAACAATCGGCTAGAATTCATAATGAACAGATAATGTGTGCATACTTTGGTTGAATGGTACCTATCAATCATCGCAAGAGATGAGCTGAAGGAGCCAAAATTTGACGATTGCTTTGTGCTCATACTTTGTGGCGGTGATAGGCATCAAGAACCAGCAAAAGTTGATATTTATTGTAGGGGAACCGATCCATAGAACGCTACTTCCGCTGGTCCAGTCATGTATACGTGGTTGTTTTGCTCATTCCACTCTATCTGTAATGGTCCTCCAGGTAGATCAACGGTGCAATTCTGCGTCGAGATATTTGAATCCAACGTTAGGAAATTTAAAGGGACGAGaggattgaaattttataaccttttgttttttctgtcTATattgttgagatatgattcaaagtattcaaaatgaagatatgattcaaagtagttgagatatgattcaaatattcaaactaccaagattttagtagattttaggagattgttagtagatttgaatttttctagatttcgatgatttactatttctggtccagtgtataagctataaatactgaAATTGTGTAACCTTTGAGTATTAAGTCAGTAGACATTAATAATCAGTAGACATTAATAAAGCACTGTAGCTTCTATCTATTCTCATCTATTCCTGTCTATTCCTATATCCCTTTTTTCCAACaattttggtatcagagccaaattCGTTCCACAAGAGGGCGagtgattattttctttcacaaaacaaaaatggcagtagctggtttttcttcctctgcacCCAATCTTTAATGGTGAGAAATATGAGTGGTGgagcatcaagatgaagacctTGCTCAGATCACTGGAGCTATGGGACTTGGTGGAGCACGAGTTTGTTGATGTATTAGAACccacaatagaagaaaaggagagactaagagaaaccaagaaaaacgaTGCCAAGGCTCTATTCATTATTCAGCAAGCAGTTCATGAGACTATCTTTTCACGAATTGCAGCAGCAACCACATCAAAGCAGGCATGGTCAATTCTACAGAAGAAGTTTCTAGGAGATTCAAAGGTCATGACAGTAAAATTGCAATATCTAAGAcgtgattttgaaactctaCTCTTGACGAATGACGAATCAATTACTGATTTTTTGTCAAGATCAATGGCAATAGTCAGTCAGATGCATACCTATGGAAACAATTGTTGCAAAGGTGTTGAGAAGCTTGACTCCAAAGTTTGACCATGTGGTGGCCGCCATAGAAGAAGCTAAGGATCTATCCATACTCTCCATTGATGAACTGATGGGCTCGCTTCAGGCTCATGAGGCAAGAATCAATAGAGCATCAGAAAGAAACGAAGAAAAGGCACTACAAGTGAAGGAGACAACCAAtaacgaaagagaaaatattcatttagcaggtagaagtcgtggaagaggaggatttcGCAACTTCCATGGTGGTCGTGATAACAGGTGGAGAAGTGATGGACAGAGACAATTCAATGAACAAAGGAATGTCATACAATGTTACCATTGTAGAAGGTATGGTCACACAAAATCTGATTGTTGGTATAAAAATCAACGAATGAATTTTGCaacagagaatgaagaagaagaaaagctgTTTGTGGCGTGCATGGATACTAATCCGAAAAAATGTGACTTATGGTTTGTTGATAGCGAATGCTCGAACTATATGACAGACACCAAATCCTTATTCAAAGAGCTTGATGAGACGCAAAAGATTAAGGTGCAACTTGGAAATACAGAAGAGATGCAAGTTGAAGGAAAATGTACGGTGAAAGTCGAAAATAGTCATGgtaagataaaacaattagatAATGTTTGTACCTGATTTAGGGTACAATTTATTGAGTGTTGGACAATTGATGACAAGAGGACATTCAGTTCTATTTGATGATAACACATGTGTCATTACACATAAGAAATCAGGccataaagttcaaattgctCTTACTGCTAGCATGAAAGATGACTCAACATTATGGCATCTTAGATATGGACATCTTCATATGAACCGACCTGAAAATACTCAGGGATAAAGGTATGGTTTTCGGATTACCAAGAATTGACTcaacaaatttatttgaatgatGCATTTATGGCAAGCAGACTAGGAAGTCCTTTCCTGCTGGAAAAGCTAAAAGAGCTTCACAATATCTAGAACTAATTCATGTTGATTTATGTGGGTCAATGCAAACGAAGTCCTTAGGTGggagtatatattttttactattcaTTGATGATTATAGTCGCATGAGCTGGGTTTACTTCCTACAACATAAGTCAGAAACTTTTCAGAAGTTCCAGATTTTTAAAGCTATGGTAGAGAACCAAACTGGCTGTCACATTAAAGTTCTTCGCACAGACAGAGGTGGCGAGTTCATATCTAAAGAGTTCAATCtattttgtgaagaagagaGCATCCAAAGGGAATTAACAGCTCCCTACACTCCAGAACAAAATGGAATCGCTGAACGAAAAAATCGAACTATTGTGGAGATGACAAGAAGTATGTTACAAGCAAGGAGACTTCCAAACCAATTTTGGGCAGAAGCCGTAGCAACATCTGTTTATCTATTAAACATCTCACCAACAGGCAGTTATGAATCGAACTCCTTATGAAGCATGGCATGGAAGGAAACCATCTGTAAGTCATTTACGAATCTTTGGTTGTGTTGCTTATGCTTTGAAACACCCTCAAACTCGTCAAAAGCTAGatgaaaatctgaaaaatgcattttcattGGCTATTGTACTCAATCAAAGGTATATAAATTATACAACCCCGTTAGtgaaaagattttagttagaagggatgtaatatttaatgaaaacatGAGTTGGGATTGGAGTAAAGAACAGGAGCAGCAGATTACAGTTGAAGTTTCCCCAAATGAAGAGACAAGGGTCAACTCCAGTGCATCTCCCAGTGCATCCACTGCAACACAAAgtgtgtcaaattcatcatcttcagcatCACCGAACATTTGCTCTTACTATTTCAGACcctatgaattatgaagaagcaactgaaaaagaagacggGAAGAAAGCCATGGCAGTAGAGATGCAGTCCGTTAAGAAAGATGGAACATGGGATATGGTTGACCTACCAAACGAAAAGTTTTATggagatttacaagaagaggTTTATGTAACACCGCCAGAGGGATTCATAGAGGAAGACAAAGAAATAAAGGTATGCAGGCTGAGACAGACATTGTATGGGTTAAAAAGCAGACATACTTACGAAGGccttatcaaaagaaaagttttgtaCTTACATCTGCAACTTTGAATCaagggggagtgttgagatatgattcaaagtattcaaaatgaagatatgattcaaagtagttgagatatgattcaaatattcaaactaccaagattttagtagattttaggagattgttagtagatttgaatttttctagatttcgatgatttactatttctggtccagtgtataagctataaatactgaAATTGTGTAACCTTTGAGTATTAAGTCAGTAGACATTAATAATCAGTAGACATTAATAAAGCACTGTAGCTTCTATCTATTCTCATCTATTCCTGTCTATTCCTATATCCCTTTTTTCCAACATATATAACCAAGTTGTGaggtgagattccacgttggttggagaggggaacaaaacacttTTTAGAAGGGTTATGGAAACCTCTTGCTAGCAAATGCATTTTAGAGCCTTGACGAGAAgactgaaagggaaagcccaaaaaagacaatatctcgctagcgatgggcttgggatATTAgaaattgtatcagagccagacaccaggcaatgtgccaacaaggaggcTGAATCCCGAAGGGAGgtagacaccaggcggtgtgctagcgaggacgctgagcccctaagaaggtggattgggagggtcccatatcgattggagagagaaacgagtgccagcaaggacgttgggccccaaaagggatggattgtgagatcccacgtcggttggagaggggaacaaaatactttttataagggtgtcgaaacctctctctagcagacgattttaaaaccttgaggggaagtccggaaggaaaaatccaaaaatgacaatatctactagcggtgggtttagacTATTACATGTGAGGtgttttttttggatgaaactatattatattattgctgttgtatttgaaaactaaatatgGTCTGCTTACCCGCCCAGCACGACCCTCAAGCACTGCTGCAACAACGACTGCACAGGCTCCGGTTCCACAAGCAAGTGTCGCACCTGTAGTGTCACAGAGAAGTATAGCCGGCAGGTTTTGTTATGTTCACTATTTGTATGCTTACAACGTTAATTTGTCTTAAATTATGTTGAATCCGAACCTGCCCCACGCTCCCAAACACGCATTTTAAGGTGTGATTTGGAGAAGACTTGCACAAATTCTGTCGTGGACATGAAGAAAAGCAGTATGAGCAGTGTAAAAAAGTGCATCTCAGTGAACATAAAAGTACATAGAAAGGGACGGGAAGACCGCTTAAGTggttagaaaaaaagaaacacattTGCTTATATCTCAACcagaaaaagctgaaaatcCAAACTTGTCAAGAAACCAACCTGTATTTGTTCGTGCTGGAAACATCTCATGATGCTCAAATTTTGGACCAATTGCAGCTAAATTTATGTCATCCACCTGCAGATTCTGTTCATGACCATGCTAGAATAAGCCCAAATAGTAAATGAACGGTAAAGTTGTACCCAACAAAACGACTATACTCAAGTCTACAAAGTTGCATTACCCTCAGAACATAGTTTAAACTGCTGTAAGCAATTTTAGgtcaaaggaagaaagaaaagatttaaatGTCGAGGAAGCTTAGCCATCACCAGAGTTTTCCACATGGCTTAGTATTGTTTCTTCATTTAAATGTATTCCTTTGTTCACAAATGCTCTAACAGTTAACATTACAATGTGAAGACATCTCGATCCATCAACTACATTATGACAAATGCAATTTATGTACTCATGGATCCTGCAAAGTTCtcaaaaaaattcttactTAATGTTAGAGTGTAGCCTATCGTATATAATCCACTCCACTGTTAGGAACCACGGATctccataatagtatgatattatccactttgagcataagctctcatggttttgcttttcccaaaaggtctcgtacaaatggagatatattccttacttataaacctatgatcaaccccttaattagccgatgtgggactcgactcatctcccaacaatcctcaacatacaCCACATACACAAGATATAACTTGCTAGGTGATTACATTTAAGTAAGagaatagaaaaacaaaaaatgggcAAGTCATAGTAATCCACCTTGGAAACTTTAAGAAACTTTAAAAGATTGAATGGAATGTCGCAAAATGTACTTCCATATAAATACCTGGTCAATTTTGTTGCCAAAAGTTACACAATGGGGG
This sequence is a window from Cucurbita pepo subsp. pepo cultivar mu-cu-16 chromosome LG19, ASM280686v2, whole genome shotgun sequence. Protein-coding genes within it:
- the LOC111781498 gene encoding zinc finger protein ZAT11-like: MAAKRIRQEFEASDIAKSLMLLSQTSNSKIPGQNAAVFQCKTCNRLFSSFQALGGHRASHKRPRTAADEPKDAAESKKMHECGLCGQVFSTGQALGGHMRRHRMTTTNGGGFSVVPAVEKIPVLNRSGSMGVKCLDLNLTPLENDLKLLFGKMAPRVDLVL